A part of Phoenix dactylifera cultivar Barhee BC4 chromosome 2, palm_55x_up_171113_PBpolish2nd_filt_p, whole genome shotgun sequence genomic DNA contains:
- the LOC103706159 gene encoding endo-1,4-beta-xylanase 5, whose translation MRALLMLLSWVFLQWQLAFGASYDGPRYDYYASTECKTYPEAPLYDGGILADRTGKIPMTYYKMETGVYSPAFVLDNLTGTTRYTFSCWVKIKGTVSTLLKARLSTETSTSKCVGTASAKSSCWSFLKGGFVLDSPSQTSILYFQDVEANNAIEISVTSPSLQPFSVEQWKTQQEEKIRTKRKRVATVHVSDSQGNHITGASVTAQQLSKDFPFGSAIAKTILGNTAYQAWFAKRFNAAVFENELKWYTTEPEPGKLNYTLADELLEFVRANQIVARGHNIFWEDPKYTPSWVQNLTGDELRAAVKSRIDSLLTRYKGEFVHWDVSNEMLHFDFYEQRLGYNATFDFFATAQQSDPYATLFMNDFNVIETCDDVNSTVDSYASRLKEIKEGGGVLEGIGLEGHFSKPNFPLMRAVLDKLATLKLPIWLTEIDISNSFDQQTQAIYLEEVLREGFSHPSVNGIMLWTAIHPYGCYQMCLTDGNFHNLPAGDAVDGLLQEWETKEARGATDERGSYSFIGFLGEYKVSVSYGNKSTETTLSLTPGDETKHLNIQL comes from the exons ATGAGAGCTCTTTTGATGCTCTTAAGCTGGGTTTTTCTCCAGTGGCAACTTGCCTTTGGTGCTTCTTATG ACGGACCGCGGTACGACTATTATGCTTCTACTGAG TGCAAGACTTATCCTGAAGCTCCGCTTTATGATGGAGGAATTCTGGCTGACAGGACAGGGAAGATTCCAATGACATACTATAAAATGGAGACTGGGGTCTATTCTCCAGCATTTGTACTGGACAACTTAACCGGGACTACACGATACACTTTCTCTT GTTGGGTGAAGATTAAAGGAACAGTTTCAACTCTTCTCAAGGCAAGACTATCTACAGAAACTTCAACATCAAAATGTGTAGGAACTGCATCGGCCAAGAGTAGCTGCTGGTCCTTTCTTAAGGGAGGTTTTGTCCTCGACTCACCCTCTCAGACTTCAATTCTCTACTTCCAG GATGTCGAAGCGAACAATGCAATCGAAATCTCGGTCACAAGCCCATCGTTGCAACCGTTCTCGGTCGAGCAATGGAAGACGCAGCAAGAAGAAAAAATCAGAACA AAAAGGAAGCGTGTGGCCACAGTTCACGTCTCGGACTCGCAAGGAAACCACATCACTGGAGCTTCTGTCACAGCCCAGCAGCTCTCCAAAGACTTCCCATTTGGCTCTGCAATAGCCAAAACTATCTTAGGAAACACAGCGTATCAG GCATGGTTCGCAAAGAGATTCAATGCTGCAGTCTTTGAGAACGAGCTCAAGTGGTACACCACGGAGCCTGAGCCAGGGAAGCTCAACTACACTCTGGCTGATGAGCTGCTGGAATTCGTCAGGGCCAACCAGATTGTGGCCCGAGGCCACAACATCTTCTGGGAGGACCCCAAGTACACTCCATCATGGGTGCAGAACCTCACCGGCGACGAGCTCCGGGCAGCCGTCAAGTCTCGCATCGATAGCCTGTTGACCAGATACAAAGGGGAGTTTGTGCACTGGGACGTGAGCAACGAGATGCTTCACTTCGATTTCTACGAACAACGTCTCGGATACAATGCTACCTTCGACTTCTTCGCTACAGCGCAACAATCGGACCCCTACGCTACTTTGTTCATGAACGATTTCAACGTAATCGAGACCTGCGACGATGTGAATTCGACCGTCGATTCATATGCGTCGAGGCTGAAAGAGATCAAGGAAGGAGGGGGTGTTTTGGAAGGCATTGGACTGGAGGGACATTTCTCTAAGCCAAACTTCCCTCTAATGAGAGCTGTGCTGGACAAGTTGGCCACTCTGAAGCTTCCCATTTGGTTAACAGAGATTGACATAAGCAACAGCTTCGATCAGCAAACACAG GCTATATATCTGGAAGAAGTGTTAAGAGAAGGGTTCTCCCACCCATCAGTGAATGGAATAATGCTGTGGACTGCGATCCATCCATATGGCTGCTATCAAATGTGCCTCACAGATGGAAATTTTCACAACCTACCTGCAGGAGATGCAGTGGATGGTCTCCTCCAAGAATGGGAAACAAAGGAAGCAAGAGGGGCCACCGACGAGCGTGGTTCCTATAGCTTTATTGGATTTTTAGGGGAGTACAAGGTGTCCGTGAGTTATGGAAACAAATCGACCGAGACCACATTGTCCTTGACGCCAGGGGATGAGACAAAGCATTTGAACATTCAACTCTGA